From Mustela erminea isolate mMusErm1 chromosome 1, mMusErm1.Pri, whole genome shotgun sequence, a single genomic window includes:
- the LOC116579308 gene encoding L-lactate dehydrogenase A chain-like isoform X1, translated as MATLKDQLIQNLLKEEHVPQNKITVVGVGAVGMACAISILMKDLADELALVDVMEDKLKGEMMDLQHGSLFLRTPKIVSGKDYKVTANSKLVIITAGACQQEGESCLNLVQRNVNIFKFIIPNVIKYSPNCKLLVVSNPVDILTYVAWKISGFSKNRVIGSGCNLDSARFRYLMGERLGVHPLSCHGWILREHGDSSVPVWSGVNIAGVSLKNLHPDLGTDADKEQWKEVHKQVVDSAYEVIKLKGYTSWAIGLSVADLAESIMKNLRRVHPISTMIKGLYGIKDDVFLSVPCILGQNGISDVVKVTLTTEEEARLKKSADTLWGIQKELQF; from the coding sequence ATGGCAACTCTCAAAGACCAGCTGATACAGAATCTTCTTAAGGAAGAACATGTCCCCCAAAATAAGATTACAGTTGTTGGGGTTGGTGCTGTTGGCATGGCTTGTGCCATCAGTATCTTAATGAAGGACTTGGCAGATGAACTTGCTCTTGTTGATGTCATGGAAGACAAACTGAAGGGAGAGATGATGGATCTCCAGCATGGAAGCCTTTTCCTTAGAACACCAAAAATTGTCTCTGGCAAAGACTATAAGGTGACTGCAAACTCCAAGTTGGTTATTATCACAGCTGGGGCATGTCAGCAAGAGGGAGAAAGCTGTCTTAATTTGGTCCAGCGTAACGTGAACATCTTTAAGTTCATCATTCCTAATGTCATCAAATACAGTCCAAACTGCAAGTTGCTTGTTGTTTCCAATCCAGTGGATATCTTGACCTATGTGGCTTGGAAGATAAGTGGCTTTTCCAAAAACCGTGTTATTGGAAGTGGTTGCAATCTGGATTCAGCCCGGTTCCGTTACCTAATGGGGGAAAGGCTGGGAGTTCACCCGTTAAGCTGTCACGGGTGGATCCTCAGGGAGCATGGAGACTCCAGTGTGCCTGTATGGAGTGGAGTAAACATTGCTGGTGTGTCTCTGAAGAATCTGCACCCTGACTTAGGCACTGATGCAGATAAGGAACAGTGGAAAGAGGTTCACAAACAGGTGGTTGACAGTGCCTATGAGGTGATCAAACTGAAAGGCTACACTTCCTGGGCCATTGGACTGTCTGTGGCAGATTTGGCAGAAAGTATAATGAAGAATCTTAGGCGGGTGCATCCAATTTCCACCATGATTAAGGGTCTCTATGGAATAAAAGATGATGTCTTCCTTAGTGTTCCTTGCATCTTGGGACAGAATGGAATTTCAGATGTTGTAAAGGTGACTCTAACTACTGAGGAAGAGGCCCGTTTGAAGAAGAGTGCAGATACACTCTGGGGGATCCAAAAGGAGCTgcagttttaa
- the LOC116579308 gene encoding L-lactate dehydrogenase A chain-like isoform X2, whose product MATLKDQLIQNLLKEEHVPQNKITVVGVGAVGMACAISILMKDLADELALVDVMEDKLKGEMMDLQHGSLFLRTPKIVSGKDYKVTANSKLVIITAGACQQEGESCLNLVQRNVNIFKFIIPNVIKYSPNCKLLVVSNPVDILTYVAWKISGFSKNRVIGSGCNLDSARFRYLMGERLGVHPLSCHGWILREHGDSSVPVWSGVNIAGVSLKNLHPDLGTDADKEQWKECRYTLGDPKGAAVLKFSNVPLHCLDYDRVLVGGCVHCPYYLICYLNNIKMA is encoded by the exons ATGGCAACTCTCAAAGACCAGCTGATACAGAATCTTCTTAAGGAAGAACATGTCCCCCAAAATAAGATTACAGTTGTTGGGGTTGGTGCTGTTGGCATGGCTTGTGCCATCAGTATCTTAATGAAGGACTTGGCAGATGAACTTGCTCTTGTTGATGTCATGGAAGACAAACTGAAGGGAGAGATGATGGATCTCCAGCATGGAAGCCTTTTCCTTAGAACACCAAAAATTGTCTCTGGCAAAGACTATAAGGTGACTGCAAACTCCAAGTTGGTTATTATCACAGCTGGGGCATGTCAGCAAGAGGGAGAAAGCTGTCTTAATTTGGTCCAGCGTAACGTGAACATCTTTAAGTTCATCATTCCTAATGTCATCAAATACAGTCCAAACTGCAAGTTGCTTGTTGTTTCCAATCCAGTGGATATCTTGACCTATGTGGCTTGGAAGATAAGTGGCTTTTCCAAAAACCGTGTTATTGGAAGTGGTTGCAATCTGGATTCAGCCCGGTTCCGTTACCTAATGGGGGAAAGGCTGGGAGTTCACCCGTTAAGCTGTCACGGGTGGATCCTCAGGGAGCATGGAGACTCCAGTGTGCCTGTATGGAGTGGAGTAAACATTGCTGGTGTGTCTCTGAAGAATCTGCACCCTGACTTAGGCACTGATGCAGATAAGGAACAGTGGAAAGAG TGCAGATACACTCTGGGGGATCCAAAAGGAGCTgcagttttaaagttttctaatgTACCACTTCACTGTCTAGACTACGACAGGGTTTTAGTTGGAGGTTGTGTACATTGTCCTTATTATCTGATCTGTTACTTAAATAATATCAAAATGGCCTAA